The DNA region AGTCTTCTGCGGGGTTAACTGAGCTTGCACTGCTGGCTTTCTTTTTAGGGGAAAAAACCTGGAGTGGATTAAAAGGATCCGTTGTATTTACCATCAGAAAAGTCTGAATTGCCGAACCAATAACGGCATAATTGAGGCTCTTGTTTTCGAGGGTAAAATTACCATCGATAGTGATACTGTCCAGGCTTTTGTTCTTTAAATAATCAGTGCTGACCCCCTTTACCAGTCCTACCGACTGTTTGTCATTGTACCGCAGCAGCGCATTTTCAGCCAGCACCTCGGTAAAAGAATATACCCCTTTTTCTTTTCTTAACTTGTTAAAGTATGGGGTATTGGGATCAAATGTCTTTCCCTCAACCGGAGATATGACAATTTGCGGGGTAATGGTATTGAACATTTTCAGCACCACCTCTTCAAAGCCGTTAAATACAGACAAAATGATAATCAGCGCAGCACTACCTACGAAAACACCTGCTACAGAAATGGTAGAGATGATGTTAATGGCATTGGTAGATTTCTTTGCAAAAAGATACCGACGGGCTATGTAAAACGGTGTATTCAATATAAAACGATATTACTTATCCTAAATAAGGATTGTGCGCTTTCTCGAAACCTATACTTGTAGACTGGCCATGACCGGGATAAACCACACAATCATCCGGCAATATAAACAAGTTATTCTTGATACTGTTGATTAATTGCAAATGATTACCCCCAGGAAGATCTGTACGGCCTATACTGTAATAGAACAAAACATCGCCCCCTATCAGGAAATTATCTGCAGCAGCATAAAAACATAAATGTGCAGGTGAATGTCCGGGCGCAAAAATGATTTCGAGCTGGCTGTTGCCAAAACTGATCTTACCCGATTCGGGCAGAAATACTTCAGGTTCTGGAGACATTTCGTAGCGCAGGCCCATCTGCGGAACGTAGCCAGGTATGGCCTGTAACACATACAGTTCCCCCTTATGGAACTGCGGCTTAAGGCCCCAGGTATCATATACAAACTTATTGCCAAATACGTGGTCGTAATGGCAATGGGTATTCAGCAAAAGTACAGGCTTTAAGCCTTTCTCCTTAATAAAATTGGCAAACGCCGTCTGCTCCTCACCATCATACATTCCGGGGTCAATAATTACACATTCTTTTGTCTCATCAAACAGAATGTATGTATTTTCTCTAACCGGGTTAAATGTGAACTGTTGAATACTAATCATAGGATGTTATTAATCTAATTTTTCCACTTAAATGTACTGATCATCTGATCGATGTCTTTTTTGATAAAAGCCACAACTGGTTGAATGGAATCGTACTGAGGCCTTTCGTTAAAATACAATGCCCCTCTGAAATAATGTTTTGTACTGTCTGTAAGGAAGAACTGAACAGAAGAGGCGGTATTGCCCTCTATGGCATAATAAACGCCATATACCTTTTTATCAGGGTAGTTGATGATTTTCTGATCAATTGCATTTGCTTTCACGGTATGTTTAAATGCAAAGGTCCTGGCATCTTCTACCAGGTTTTCATATTCTTTTCGGGAAGATACATCATAATAAGTAAGATGCAGACGCCCGTTAAACTGCGGAAAGGAAAGATTATACCAGCAAGGCTGGGTATCGGCACTACTATCGGCCTGTAAAACTGCATATCTTGGGTATTCAAAGGAGAAAGGGCAGGCCTTGTTGTACAGTTGGTATGCTTTGGCAGGAAAATCAATCCTGTAATAGCCCCTTGGCTTCGGGGTGTAATTATTGTTGTTACAGGCAGAGAATGCGAGTAAACTGCTCAATAAAAAAAGACAACTGTATCTGCTCATGTTATGAATTCCAGATTTCCCATGAACGTATGGCCTGCAAGTGCAACATTTCGAGGCCATTTTTTGTTTTCCCTCCTTTAGCTTTCACCTGTTCCAGAAAAAGTGTTTCCTCAGGATTATAAACCAGGTCATAACCAATATGCTTATCGCTTAATAAGTGATAAGGGATATCCGGACAGGAATCATTATTGGGCGACATGCCCAAAGGGGTGGTATTGATCAGTATGGTATATTCCTTAAGCAGCCCCTCGTTTACCGCATCATACAAGATGCTGTTTTCCGAAGGTTTTCTGGTAACCACCAGAAAGGGTATGTTTAGTTTGTTCAGCACATATTTGATGGCTTTTGCAGCACCACCATCGCCAAAAACCAATGCTTTACGGTGATGTGCTTCGAGCAGGGGTTTTAAGGATTCTTCAAAACCATAGGCATCGGTATTGTAGCCTTTTATACATTGTTCTCCCAGTTTTCGGCCAATTAGAATGCAGTTAACCGCGCCTATTTCTGTTGAGGCTTCATCCATCTCATCCAGGAAGGGCAGTATCTGTACTTTGTAGGGGATGGTTACATTAATGCCGCAGAGTTCCGGATTATCAGAACATAGCTGCACAAACTGCTCAACCTTTTCTATTGGATACAGTTCATATTCACAGGTGGTGATCCGCTCTTCTTTAAACTTTTCGGTAAAAAACTTCTTTGAAAAAGAATGTGATAAAGGATAACCTATTAAACCAAATTTTCTCATTATCTATTTAGGAATGCACTTATAAGCCTATTTTTCAAGGTTTAAAAAATGATCGAAAGTATCGCCTCTTAAGCCCAGGCGGATGGTTTCCAGCGGGATTACCTCTGCGGGTGCAATATTCCCGATGTTTACATTGGCACCCAGCAATTTGATGAACCAAACCTGCTGTTCTTTCTGAGGGGCCTCCCAGATGATAGTCTCTTCTGGTATTTGCGTAAGGATCTCATCTACCAGACCTTCCCTAACTTCGCCGGAACCACGATAAATGCCGACATTCCCCCCTTCTCTGGCTTCTGCTATAACTTTCCAGGAACCGGCCTCAATTTCCGCGTTCATCAATTTGATCCACTTATAAGGGGCAAATATCTTCGTCGCATCTTTGGATCCTACTTCTGAAATTACCGTTACCTGTCCTGCCAGTTTTGAAATGAACCCACACTTTTGATCATGCTCTATGGTGATGGACCCATCAGAAACTTCTGCATATTCCATCCCGAACTGATCAAGCACCCTCCGGTAATCATCGAATTGATTTCTGATCACAAAGGCTTCGAAAAGCGTACCGCCAAAATAGGTTGGAATTCCGGCATCTTTATAAATCCGGAGCTTTTCTTTTAGGTTTGGGGTAACAAATGAAGTAGCCCAGCCTAGTTTCACGATATCGGTGTGTATTCCTGCTACTTCTATAAAATCTTCTGTCTGCCTTAAGCTTAATCCTTTATCCATAACCATTGTAATTCCTTTATTACGTGGTTTTACAGGACGCTCCGGTATATTATTCAGTGGGTAATTCATATAGGTCACAAAGGTGAAAAAAATTAGACAGTTTTTATCAATACTATCCAATAAAAGGCAGAATACTATTTTATATACCGGCTGATTACATCAACAATTGCACTGTTGTCCTGCAATTGCGGCAGGTACTCAAATAAAATATAATGCTTTTCGGGGTCGGTGACCAGGGCTGTTTCCAGGTACAAAAGCGCTTCGCTCTTATTGCCCAAAGCAAATAAATAAGCTACCATACGGTAATATAATTCAGCCGCATCCGGATTGTTCTTTATCGCGTCTGCAATCGTCTCTGAAGCCTCCAGCAGCTTACCTTGCTCGTACAGCACGGTTGAAAAATCCAACCAGGCTTCAACATCTACAGGGTTATACTCCAAAACCTTGTAATAGGCTTCCACAGATTGTTCTATCTGCCCAAGTTTATAATGTGCATCTGCCATAGCAAACCAGAAATCCGGGTTCTCTCCATCCAGCTCAAGTGCCTTTCTGTAAAAATGCAGTGACTCAAAATAACGTTCTTCAAAATTAAGCGTAACCCCTATTCCAAACCAGGCATCAGCCATCTTGGCGTCCATCTTAACCGATTTTTTATAGTAAGAACGCGCCTCGTCCATACGCTCCAGCTTCTCATAGCATTCGCCGATGGCACAATATGTATCTGCATTTGGCGGTTCATATTCAAAAGTCTGCTTATAAACCTCTATGGCTTCCATATAGCGATCGAGTTGAACCAGGGCATTTCCTTTATTGTAATAAGCAGAAGCAAAATTATCTTTTATGAGAATGGCGTAATCGTAGGCATCGATTGCCTTTTCAAACAAATCCAGTTTATGGTAAGAGTTCGCCAGATTGTACCAG from Pedobacter africanus includes:
- a CDS encoding MBL fold metallo-hydrolase, with translation MISIQQFTFNPVRENTYILFDETKECVIIDPGMYDGEEQTAFANFIKEKGLKPVLLLNTHCHYDHVFGNKFVYDTWGLKPQFHKGELYVLQAIPGYVPQMGLRYEMSPEPEVFLPESGKISFGNSQLEIIFAPGHSPAHLCFYAAADNFLIGGDVLFYYSIGRTDLPGGNHLQLINSIKNNLFILPDDCVVYPGHGQSTSIGFEKAHNPYLG
- the gldD gene encoding gliding motility lipoprotein GldD → MSRYSCLFLLSSLLAFSACNNNNYTPKPRGYYRIDFPAKAYQLYNKACPFSFEYPRYAVLQADSSADTQPCWYNLSFPQFNGRLHLTYYDVSSRKEYENLVEDARTFAFKHTVKANAIDQKIINYPDKKVYGVYYAIEGNTASSVQFFLTDSTKHYFRGALYFNERPQYDSIQPVVAFIKKDIDQMISTFKWKN
- a CDS encoding shikimate dehydrogenase family protein, whose amino-acid sequence is MRKFGLIGYPLSHSFSKKFFTEKFKEERITTCEYELYPIEKVEQFVQLCSDNPELCGINVTIPYKVQILPFLDEMDEASTEIGAVNCILIGRKLGEQCIKGYNTDAYGFEESLKPLLEAHHRKALVFGDGGAAKAIKYVLNKLNIPFLVVTRKPSENSILYDAVNEGLLKEYTILINTTPLGMSPNNDSCPDIPYHLLSDKHIGYDLVYNPEETLFLEQVKAKGGKTKNGLEMLHLQAIRSWEIWNS
- a CDS encoding phosphosulfolactate synthase, producing MNYPLNNIPERPVKPRNKGITMVMDKGLSLRQTEDFIEVAGIHTDIVKLGWATSFVTPNLKEKLRIYKDAGIPTYFGGTLFEAFVIRNQFDDYRRVLDQFGMEYAEVSDGSITIEHDQKCGFISKLAGQVTVISEVGSKDATKIFAPYKWIKLMNAEIEAGSWKVIAEAREGGNVGIYRGSGEVREGLVDEILTQIPEETIIWEAPQKEQQVWFIKLLGANVNIGNIAPAEVIPLETIRLGLRGDTFDHFLNLEK
- a CDS encoding tetratricopeptide repeat protein, coding for MEEEFYFDFSDDAQRSVERYEEMIRNQDQYFFDAQAFENIIDYYIEKSDPVKALQVIEYAVNQHPYAVVFLVKQAQLFFITDQAERAFLSLQKAEMLEASEAEIYILRGNIFNSLERYSEALDNFQKALEFAETTDEILLQIAYVYQNMLDYENAIIYIKQSLEQNMENKDGLYELAFCYDILDKQEESIKFYQEYIDNDPYSYAAWYNLANSYHKLDLFEKAIDAYDYAILIKDNFASAYYNKGNALVQLDRYMEAIEVYKQTFEYEPPNADTYCAIGECYEKLERMDEARSYYKKSVKMDAKMADAWFGIGVTLNFEERYFESLHFYRKALELDGENPDFWFAMADAHYKLGQIEQSVEAYYKVLEYNPVDVEAWLDFSTVLYEQGKLLEASETIADAIKNNPDAAELYYRMVAYLFALGNKSEALLYLETALVTDPEKHYILFEYLPQLQDNSAIVDVISRYIK